TGGCTGGCTGTACGCATTCCTGCAATCCGCCAAACGGCTGGAACAGGATCTGGCGCGCGGCGCACCCCGCATTCCGTATCTGGTCATGGGTTCGCAAGAAGATCCGTTGGTTGAAACAAGCGGTTTTACATTTGTCGCATCCATGCTACCCAATTGCAAAGTACAGTATTTGCATGGCGCAAAGCATGAATTGCTACAGGAAAAAGAAGAGTTCCGCCTGCAAACATGGGAATGGATGGATCAGTTTTTAACACGTCTGAAGGCTTAAACGTATGAATAAAGAAATCTTTGATGCACTTGCAAAAATTCAGGCTGTTATCACCGATAGCCATCTTGTTTACACATCCGGCAAACACGGCTCTACGTATTTCAACAAGGATGCGATTTATCCGCATACCGAAGTGACATCACAACTATGTGAAGAAATTGCCAAGCACTTTGCCAATAAAGGAATTGAAGTGGTGATAGCACCCGCAGTTGGTGGCATTATTTTATCGCAGTGGGTTGCCTATCATCTCACCAAAATTACGGGCCGCGAAGTTTTGGGCGTATATGCAGAAAAAGAAGGTGACGGGTTTGTTATTAAACGCGGTTATGACAAACTATCATCCGGCAAAAAGACGCTGATTGTTGAAGATATTCTGACGACTGGCGGATCAGTTAAAAAAGTGATTGATGCAGCACGCGCGATTGGCGCGAATGTGATGGGACTTGGCGTTTTGTGCAATCGCGGTGGCATCAAGGCGGAAGACGTATCACACCCGCCGGAATTATTCGCGCTGATTAACGTGAATTTTGACGCATGGGATGAAAAAGATTGCCCCTTATGCGCCAAAAACGTGCCCATCAACACAGATGTGGGCCATGGCCGCAAATACGTTCAGGCAAAATCGTAGAACTACTTAGCCTTACTATCTTTTAACGAATTCGGTACATTTATGCCGGAGGTTTGCGACAATTGCGCCATACGCGCAATTTGACGCTCGATATACGTGTTGATCATACCTACGCGCTCTTCACGAATAAGTGCGCGCACAGGATCACCATTATTATCTTCTTCGGTAAATACATAACGGATATGCGGGCCTTGCGGTCCAAGCCGTTGATGGATTGCTGCCGTGAGGCCTTGCGCCAATACGTTCTTTGCGGCACTGCCAAGATTTTGCGCTGCGAGTTGTAACAAGCCCAGCAAGCTGTCTTCAATTGAACCCGCGTGAATGGTTGTTAGCACCAAGTGGCCTGTGGTTGCGGCACGCAAAATCTGTTCAGCAGCCGCGGGGGAGCGAACCTCACCCACCAGTAAGTAGCGCGGCGTCCAACGCAAGGTGCGTTTTAATGGGGTTGCCCAGTCTTCACCGCTTGCGACCTGAATTTGATAGCAATAGCCTTTATCACCACAAGGACCTTCCAGAATGTATTCCACGGGATCTTCCACGGTCATGCCTACGCCGCCATAGCTGTGCAAATATTCCTGCAACAATGAGAAGCATGTAGTGGTTTTACCGTGACCCGTGGCACCTGAAAAAATAACCAGACCATCGCGGCGGCCCAGATTGCGTAAGTAATTAGCAATGTGCGGGGCATACCCAAGCCCTTCAAGCTTTGGCACAATCGGGGTAATGCGGCGAAGAACCGCCCATGTTTCACCATTCGCCATGCCCTGGTGGGCAAGACGGAAGCGCATGCCATCATAGGTAAATGCAACTTCTACATTGTCGGCTTCGGAACGGAATTTTGCTGCCAGTTTTTCAACGTCTTCCGCATAATCGGAATGCAATGGCTGAATCCATACGTTGTTCTTGTCGCGTTGCGGCGAACGGTAACGCGGCTGCGCAGGTCTATCAAGACGCACATACAAATCCATGAACGCTAAATCTTTTAGAAGCTTGCCCATTATTTATCACCAATCCGCAGCATCTTGGCTGACGTTTTATCGAGGTAGGTTGTAATCATACCGACTTTGTTTTCACGAATGAGTGAGCGAACAGGATCACCCATATTGCCGGGCTCTGTTACGGCCATACGAACCGATGGGCCGGCTTCCGACATGGTTTGATGGACAACAGCCGTCAAACCAGCTGCAAGAATGTGATTAGCACTGCCACCCATACCTTGTTCAGCAAGATGCATAAGACCCATCAATGCTTCTTCCGCAGAACCTGCGTGCACGGTGGTAATTACCAAATGGCCCGTGGTGGCTGCACGCAAAACCTGTTCTGCTGCTTGGGGGGTGCGAATTTCACCAACGAAAATATAATGCGGCGCCCAGCGTAAGCTGCGTTTAATACAGGAAGCCCAGTCTTCCGTGCCGTTGACTTCCACTTGGAATGCAAATCCGCTGTCACCATGACGGCCTTTAAGCACATATTCAACGGGATCTTCAATCGTTACTGCGATGCCGCCATGC
This genomic interval from Alphaproteobacteria bacterium contains the following:
- a CDS encoding ATPase, T2SS/T4P/T4SS family produces the protein MGKLLKDLAFMDLYVRLDRPAQPRYRSPQRDKNNVWIQPLHSDYAEDVEKLAAKFRSEADNVEVAFTYDGMRFRLAHQGMANGETWAVLRRITPIVPKLEGLGYAPHIANYLRNLGRRDGLVIFSGATGHGKTTTCFSLLQEYLHSYGGVGMTVEDPVEYILEGPCGDKGYCYQIQVASGEDWATPLKRTLRWTPRYLLVGEVRSPAAAEQILRAATTGHLVLTTIHAGSIEDSLLGLLQLAAQNLGSAAKNVLAQGLTAAIHQRLGPQGPHIRYVFTEEDNNGDPVRALIREERVGMINTYIERQIARMAQLSQTSGINVPNSLKDSKAK
- a CDS encoding phosphoribosyltransferase family protein produces the protein MNKEIFDALAKIQAVITDSHLVYTSGKHGSTYFNKDAIYPHTEVTSQLCEEIAKHFANKGIEVVIAPAVGGIILSQWVAYHLTKITGREVLGVYAEKEGDGFVIKRGYDKLSSGKKTLIVEDILTTGGSVKKVIDAARAIGANVMGLGVLCNRGGIKAEDVSHPPELFALINVNFDAWDEKDCPLCAKNVPINTDVGHGRKYVQAKS
- a CDS encoding ATPase, T2SS/T4P/T4SS family, which codes for MSPPSLFRDLKLSDLYIRLDSNGAAIYQGQKKGKQRINAVVPHHFDDEVRQITDFVRNQGLKEDSILQFKGTRMRMSRQKMADGEDWMCLRVIKTEVPKLDKLGMVPAYVQMLRDLGKRDGLIMITGATGHGKTTTSCALLIDYLIAHGGIAVTIEDPVEYVLKGRHGDSGFAFQVEVNGTEDWASCIKRSLRWAPHYIFVGEIRTPQAAEQVLRAATTGHLVITTVHAGSAEEALMGLMHLAEQGMGGSANHILAAGLTAVVHQTMSEAGPSVRMAVTEPGNMGDPVRSLIRENKVGMITTYLDKTSAKMLRIGDK